A DNA window from Sphingomonas changnyeongensis contains the following coding sequences:
- a CDS encoding phage major capsid protein, whose amino-acid sequence MAGVVGAGSGQRPPLAAARDQGARSAFVEGYLRRGADHEVKSLAGTSGIEGGFAVPREIDARIDATLVSLSPIRAIAGVVRVGSAGYRKLVTTGGTPSGWVSETASRPETDTPDFREIAPPMGELYANPAASQAMLDDAAFDVEAWLAGEIATEFARAEGAAFVAGDGVNKPRGFLAGPVSTAGDATRPFGTLQYLPAGAAGGFPASNPQDRLVDLIQSLRAPYRQGAAFVMNAATLARIRKFKTADGAFLWQPGLTGGQPDTLLGYPVVEAEDMPDIAPDSLSIAFGNFRIGYLIAERGETSILRDPFSNKPFVHFYAVKRLGGAVANSEAIKLLRFSAS is encoded by the coding sequence CGCGCGGAGCGCCTTTGTCGAGGGGTATCTGCGGCGCGGGGCGGACCATGAGGTCAAGAGCCTGGCGGGCACCAGCGGCATCGAGGGCGGCTTTGCCGTGCCGCGCGAGATCGATGCGCGCATCGATGCCACGCTCGTCAGCCTGTCGCCGATCCGGGCGATCGCCGGGGTCGTGCGCGTCGGATCGGCCGGCTATCGCAAGCTGGTGACGACCGGCGGCACGCCGTCGGGCTGGGTCAGCGAAACGGCGTCGCGGCCGGAAACCGACACCCCCGATTTCCGCGAAATCGCCCCGCCGATGGGCGAGCTTTACGCCAATCCCGCCGCCAGTCAGGCGATGCTCGACGATGCCGCGTTCGATGTCGAGGCGTGGCTGGCCGGCGAAATCGCGACCGAGTTTGCCCGCGCCGAGGGGGCGGCCTTTGTCGCTGGTGACGGCGTCAACAAGCCGCGCGGCTTCCTGGCCGGGCCGGTCAGCACCGCCGGCGACGCGACGCGCCCGTTCGGGACGCTGCAATATCTGCCTGCCGGTGCTGCGGGCGGATTTCCGGCCAGCAATCCGCAGGACCGGCTGGTCGATCTGATCCAGTCGCTGCGCGCGCCCTATCGTCAGGGAGCGGCGTTCGTAATGAACGCGGCGACGCTGGCCCGCATCCGCAAGTTCAAGACCGCCGACGGCGCGTTCCTGTGGCAGCCCGGCCTGACCGGCGGTCAGCCCGACACGCTGCTCGGCTATCCGGTGGTCGAGGCCGAGGACATGCCCGACATCGCGCCCGACAGCCTGTCGATCGCGTTCGGCAACTTCCGCATCGGCTATCTGATTGCTGAGCGTGGCGAGACGAGCATCCTGCGCGATCCGTTCTCGAACAAGCCGTTCGTCCATTTCTATGCGGTCAAGCGGCTGGGCGGCGCGGTTGCGAACAGCGAGGCGATCAAGCTGCTGCGCTTCTCGGCCAGCTGA
- a CDS encoding spike base protein, RCAP_Rcc01079 family produces the protein MPAMSDPFAGLVDGVSAPATRALAVTPSDTVPLPHLPKALFIGGGGDLVARGMNDDRDTVFRGLAAGAILPFRASFVRATGTSATHIVALC, from the coding sequence ATGCCCGCCATGTCCGATCCCTTTGCCGGGCTGGTCGACGGGGTGAGCGCGCCGGCCACCCGCGCGCTTGCCGTCACGCCCAGCGACACCGTTCCGCTGCCCCATCTGCCCAAGGCGCTGTTCATCGGCGGGGGTGGCGATCTGGTCGCGCGCGGCATGAACGACGACCGCGACACCGTGTTCCGGGGGCTGGCCGCCGGCGCGATCCTGCCGTTCCGCGCCAGTTTCGTCCGCGCGACCGGCACCAGCGCGACCCATATCGTGGCGCTTTGCTGA